A single window of Nicotiana sylvestris chromosome 3, ASM39365v2, whole genome shotgun sequence DNA harbors:
- the LOC104217898 gene encoding protein SOB FIVE-LIKE 3-like gives MKPASQTFNEEEECHSSESGWTMYIGSPSNGTEDDKLNVVDFVEEDDVRDQKNERNQEEEDDDTDDSMASDASSGPSHIFVRNAKITTGARYVNPKEKGNNGKGCSNNKANTKNGIKNQDKGESVFSAKGAKVPSNGGKVRKSIWKGKGK, from the coding sequence ATGAAGCCAGCTTCTCAAACTTTTAATGAGGAGGAAGAATGTCACAGCAGTGAATCTGGCTGGACAATGTACATTGGATCTCCTTCGAATGGTACTGAAGATGATAAGCTGAACGTAGTGGATTTTGTGGAAGAAGATGATGTAAGAGATCAAAAGAATGAAAGaaatcaagaagaagaagatgatgacacTGATGATTCTATGGCGTCTGATGCCTCTTCTGGTCCAAGTCATATCTTTGTTAGAAATGCAAAGATTACTACTGGTGCTCGTTATGTGAATCCAAAGGAAAAGGGTAATAATGGAAAAGGTTGCTCTAACAACAAAGCCAACACAAAGAATGGTATTAAGAATCAAGACAAGGGAGAGTCTGTGTTTTCTGCAAAAGGAGCTAAAGTTCCCTCCAATGGTGGAAAGGTAAGGAAAAGTATTTGGAAGGGCAAAGGAAAATAA
- the LOC104217896 gene encoding alternaria stem canker resistance protein 1-like codes for MKKLYQAAASVDWEKESYPEYKDLNFLIIFALFFPIVRFILDRFVFEALAKRMIFGNEQKLVNINGSRRRRRRRRINKFKESAWKLVYFLSAEILALVVTCNEPWFTNTRYFWSGPGDLVWPDLKMKLKLKGLYMYAGGFYLYSIFALLYWETRRKDFAAQMVHHITTVSLIVLSYIFGLTRVGSVILAIHDGSDVFMEIAKMSRYSGFQRIADIFFIIFAVAFASLRIICFPFWVLRSTCYEILFIVDTEKNRTEGTILYFLFNSLLVCLLVLHIFWMRLILRMVNDLITKGHITDDVRSDSESDDEHKD; via the exons ATGAAGAAATTGTATCAAGCTGCTGCTTCAGTTGATTGGGAGAAAGAGTCTTACCCTGAGTACAAAGATTTGAATTTTCTTATCATTTTCGCTCTATTCTTCCCCATCGTTCGATTCATACTCGACAGATTTGTTTTCGAG GCATTGGCTAAGCGCATGATTTTTGGAAATGAGCAAAAGTTGGTAAATATCAATGGCagtagaaggaggaggaggaggaggaggatcaACAAATTCAAAGAGTCAGCATGGAAATTAGTATATTTTTTATCTGCTGAGATATTGGCACTTGTTGTTACTTGTAATGAGCCTTGGTTCACAAATACTCGATATTTTTGGTCAGGACCTGGGGATCTGGTTTGGCCTGATTTAAAAATGAA ATTAAAGCTGAAAGGGTTGTACATGTATGCTGGAGGATTCTACTTATACTCCATATTTGCATTGCTCTACTGGGAAACAAGACGCAAAGATTTTGCTGCCCAAATGGTTCATCACATAACAACAGTGTCACTCATTGTGCTGTCTTACATTTTCGG GTTAACCCGTGTTGGATCAGTGATTCTAGCAATTCATGACGGAAGTGATGTATTTATGGAGATTGCTAAGATGTCAAGATACAGTGGCTTCCAAAGGATTGCTGATATTTTCTTCATTATTTTCGCAGTGGCTTTTGCATCACTTCGTATTATCTGCTTTCCTTTCTGGGTACTCCGAAGCACATG CTACGAAATTCTTTTCATAGTGGACACAGAGAAGAACCGGACTGAAGGAACCATACTGTACTTTTTGTTCAATTCACTGCTGGTGTGTTTGCTTGTTCTTCACATCTTTTGGATGAGACTCATATTACGAATGGTTAACGATCTCATAACAAAAGGCCACATTACTGATGATGTCCGATCAG ATTCTGAATCCGATGATGAGCACAAGGACTAA